A single Plasmodium malariae genome assembly, chromosome: 6 DNA region contains:
- the PmUG01_06022000 gene encoding merozoite surface protein 3, putative, whose translation MSKIFRITFFLFFINLCIYESNGKMPREVDNTKNIGNMKRSLPHNFYVKNISLQDEEEKRTLQVDPPSQEEARSVQTPQSELNPDQKEARTENGQAGLEALPSEGQNLQGRTLSTNAAVNGIINEPNVDTQEEHHGSTQNLKDKEQQPDAENSRSIGNIVGAQDTQELSQEKESNTTISRGEHSEKEITKETATGKTSNGHTETAEISAGKALKPSVQPNALPADKAERSLETATGLNKDQPASPSGEEPLIKPEVGTTLNSKSPEEDRGEKEKGPEPHRASESEQLPAEKSTDQKLSVSEGDLPSTLDVKAPSGPQNEDLSTQEPQSVDNEQGKEEDEEERKGVEEHQEESPSSLSEKVDNQNILEPVNLPQGKTHNTVDEDEKVIEENEEKQKEEDEEDIIKAEEVQNIVKEILQEGEEEGKEEGEEEEEDEEQAGEYNSHGKQDKTEGVNNELLKEKEESTPPPNDTTLYKYFSMEYEDDNESKKFADELINTLVTSVGGDTSTVNTLKDLEKDMRQFFLNI comes from the coding sequence atgtCTAAAATATTTCgcattactttttttttattttttataaatttgtgCATATATGAGAGCAATGGAAAAATGCCCAGAGAAGTTGataacacaaaaaatataggTAACATGAAACGTAGTTTAcctcataatttttatgtaaaaaacatttctttacaagatgaagaagaaaagagAACTTTACAGGTAGATCCACCATCACAAGAAGAAGCAAGATCGGTACAAACTCCACAAAGTGAACTTAATCCCGATCAAAAGGAAGCGCGAACAGAGAATGGTCAAGCAGGTCTAGAAGCTCTACCAAGTGAAGGTCAAAATTTACAAGGTAGAACTCTTAGCACTAATGCAGCTGTAAATGGGATTATAAATGAACCTAATGTAGATACTCAAGAAGAACATCATGGTTCAACACAGAACTTAAAAGATAAGGAACAGCAACCCGATGCAGAAAATTCGCGCAGTATCGGAAATATTGTAGGAGCACAGGACACACAGGAACTATCACAAGAGAAAGAAAGTAACACTACAATATCTAGAGGAGAACATTCAGAAAAGGAAATAACAAAAGAAACTGCAACAGGAAAAACAAGTAACGGGCATACAGAAACAGCAGAAATTTCAGCAGGAAAAGCTCTAAAACCTTCTGTCCAACCGAATGCATTACCAGCAGATAAAGCAGAAAGATCGTTAGAAACTGCAACAGGACTCAACAAAGATCAACCTGCATCACCATCTGGAGAAGAACCATTAATAAAACCAGAGGTAGGCACAACATTAAATTCTAAATCGCCAGAAGAAGATAGGGGggagaaagaaaaaggacCAGAACCGCATCGAGCATCAGAATCTGAACAACTTCCTGCAGAGAAATCAACAGATCAAAAATTGTCCGTATCAGAAGGAGACTTACCATCGACGTTAGATGTAAAGGCACCTTCAGGACCACAAAACGAAGATCTATCAACGCAAGAACCTCAATCAGTAGACAATGAACAAGGTAAGGAAGAAGATGAGGAAGAGAGAAAAGGAGTGGAAGAACACCAAGAAGAAAGTCCATCGTCATTATCAGAAAAAGTAGATAATCAGAATATACTTGAACCAGTAAATTTACCCCAGGGGAAAACCCATAACACTGTAGATGAAGATGAAAAGGTCATAGaggaaaatgaagaaaaacaaaaggaaGAAGACGAAGAGGATATAATTAAAGCGGAAGAAGTgcaaaatatagtaaaagaAATACTACAAGAGGGGGAAGAAGAAGGGAAGGAGGAGGgggaagaggaagaagaagacGAGGAACAAGCAGGAGAATATAATTCGCACGGAAAACAGGACAAAACTGAAGGTGTAAATAATGAACtactaaaagaaaaagaagaaagtaCTCCTCCACCTAACGATACTACTCTTTACAAATATTTCTCCATGGAATATGAAGATGACAATGAATCTAAAAAATTTGCCGATGagttaataaatacattgGTTACATCAGTCGGAGGTGATACTTCAACAGTTAATACCCTCAAAGATCTAGAAAAAGACATGCGCCAATTTTTtctaaac
- the PmUG01_06022200 gene encoding merozoite surface protein 3, putative, with amino-acid sequence MCKVLRLPFYLVFLNFCICESRDKLKNEVEKAENIDEIKRNLRSSFSIKNPSLQDEKKLEDVDNHNSNNNNNNNNSNNDSNNDSNDDSNDDSNDDGDATVGNTEHFGGVDSSDTTKRKDIRKFFKNGSSSSIAASVIPDFLNEQENEEIYLQKEPQFSINSKSSEQFVLGSDAENASSEEGESDADDLIFTDNQTDDEGPSDKGETGRVYGQHEHQTGGDHADGRSEEQIEENKRNTPISTTEDLVVPSVTELPNGELKHPAPEEPATHKQEQVGGEESKGQEGQDANSSVEVLDKDPENNVHHALEEGEGAVTQPPSSAPVENEVAHASEPETRIEEGTAVLQPKESQEALPLQQEKDGESEIESLSSESKEQASQTSLPKPTAEQSPEQGVEELTEQKVGALRQEDGSISHQGESALPVGSSKLVEQSSLDLTPPVVSSPSDVVGVETEEDKSKDEDGEKETHKNDSEHKNQRDDSQVDNGNNEQISEIGENLSQNSGESVDLLERELKEKESEQEAEPGLEAEPGLEAEPGLEAEPGLEAEPGLEAEPELESKAGLVAEDPEKQKQQEVVEPVQGARVEDPNEVKDQEEDSRKGTLEKEAQDSSLILSDNEQHIETPSPEEPLEDGELTDTLEPEAREETASVHIRPESTEELLPPQQIIEGPDSSIEEESSQDERSTLQDVDRSLLDDNSHGVEDPSSGLISSVERPPLENLESEQEESEDGAEQHDTDVEEKGLSLPSEEEREEVREGGSQLEEAPVQEEKEDNENILELVNFREGNTHNTVDEDESVVEENEVQQKEEDEEEKEIEIEEEDVLELVQQLLQEGGENEEAAEEVNEVDESDEEVKEENPQGNESDGKNKEANTAPSNDVEAHRSLAEDYVNTNDDRTFTNELVQTVVTSEGDTTLIADTLKDYVEDLNQFFNFK; translated from the coding sequence atgtgtaAAGTGTTGAGACTCCCtttttatttagtttttttaaatttttgcaTATGTGAAAGCAgagataaattaaaaaatgaagttgAAAAAGCAGAAAATATAGATGAAATAAAACGTAATTTAAGAAGTAgtttttcaataaaaaatcCGTCTTTACAGGATGAAAAAAAGTTAGAAGATGTAGACAAtcataacagtaataataataataataataataatagtaataatgataGTAATAATGATAGTAATGATGATAGTAATGATGATAGTAATGATGATGGTGATGCAACTGTAGGCAACACTGAACATTTTGGAGGCGTAGATTCAAGCGATACTACAAAAAGGAAAGAcattagaaaattttttaaaaatggttCAAGTTCATCCATTGCTGCATCTGTCATACCCGACTTCCTGAATGAGcaagaaaatgaagaaatttaTTTGCAGAAAGAACCCCAATTCTCAATAAATTCGAAAAGTTCAGAACAATTTGTTTTGGGGAGTGATGCAGAAAATGCAAGTAGCGAAGAAGGAGAATCTGATGCAGACGATCTAATCTTCACAGATAACCAAACTGATGACGAAGGACCTAGTGACAAAGGTGAAACTGGTCGAGTTTATGGACAACATGAACATCAGACGGGGGGTGATCATGCAGATGGTAGAAGTGAAGAACAAATAgaagaaaacaaaagaaatacaCCAATAAGTACAACAGAAGATTTAGTTGTACCGTCAGTTACAGAATTGCCAAACGGCGAACTAAAACACCCAGCACCAGAAGAACCAGCTACACATAAACAAGAACAGGTAGGGGGAGAAGAATCAAAAGGACAAGAAGGACAAGATGCAAATTCATCAGTAGAAGTACTCGATAAAGACCCCGAAAACAATGTACATCATGCACTAGAAGAGGGAGAAGGTGCAGTTACGCAACCCCCATCATCAGCACCAGTAGAAAACGAAGTAGCACATGCATCAGAACCAGAAACAAGAATTGAAGAAGGTACTGCAGTTTTACAACCAAAAGAATCTCAAGAAGCACTACCATTACAACAAGAAAAAGATGGAGAATCAGAAATAGAATCATTATCATCAGAGTCAAAAGAACAAGCATCACAAACAAGTTTACCTAAACCAACAGCAGAACAATCACCAGAACAAGGAGTAGAAGAGTTAACAGAACAAAAAGTAGGAGCATTACGACAAGAAGATGGATCGATATCACACCAAGGAGAATCAGCACTACCAGTAGGTAGTTCAAAACTGGTAGAACAGTCATCATTAGACTTAACTCCACCAGTAGTAAGTTCACCATCGGACGTTGTAGGAGTTGAAACGGAAGAAGATAAAAGTAAAGATGAAGATGGTGAAAAAGAGACACACAAAAATGATTCAGAACATAAAAATCAAAGAGATGATTCTCAGGTAGATAATGGaaataatgaacaaataaGTGAAATTGGAGAGAATCTATCACAAAATTCAGGAGAGTCCGTCGATTTATTAGAAAgagaattaaaagaaaaagaatcaGAGCAGGAAGCAGAACCAGGACTAGAAGCAGAACCAGGACTAGAAGCAGAACCAGGACTAGAAGCAGAACCAGGACTAGAAGCAGAACCAGGGCTAGAAGCAGAACCAGAACTGGAATCAAAAGCTGGTTTGGTAGCAGAAGATcctgaaaaacaaaaacagcAGGAAGTAGTAGAGCCAGTTCAAGGAGCAAGAGTAGAAGATCCAAATGAAGTCAAAGATCAAGAAGAAGATTCACGAAAAGGAACACTAGAAAAAGAAGCACAGGACAGTTCGCTCATCTTATCAGATAATGAACAACATATAGAAACACCATCACCAGAAGAACCATTAGAAGATGGTGAACTAACTGATACATTAGAACCAGAAGCAAGGGAAGAAACAGCTAGTGTTCATATACGACCAGAATCAACTGAAGAATTACTACCACCACAACAAATAATTGAAGGACCGGATTCATCCATAGAAGAAGAATCATCACAAGATGAAAGATCAACTTTGCAAGATGTAGATCGTTCACTACTAGATGATAATTCACATGGGGTAGAAGATCCATCATCAGGATTAATATCATCAGTAGAGAGACCACCATTAGAGAATTTAGAATCTGAACAGGAAGAAAGTGAAGATGGTGCAGAACAACATGATACAGATGTAGAAGAGAAAGGATTATCCCTACCATCAGAAGAAGAAAGGGAAGAAGTGAGAGAAGGAGGTAGTCAACTGGAAGAAGCACCAGTACAAgaggaaaaagaagataatgaaaatatacttGAACTAGTAAATTTTCGCGAGGGAAATACACACAACACTGTAGATGAAGATGAATCAGTGGTAGAGGAAAACGAAGTACAGCAGAAGGAAGAAGATGAGGAAGagaaagaaatagaaattgAAGAGGAAGATGTATTAGAATTAGTACAACAATTACTACAAGAAGGGGGAGAAAACGAGGAAGCAGCAGAAGAAGTAAACGAAGTTGATGAATCTGATGAGGaagtaaaagaagaaaacCCACAAGGAAATGAATCTGatggtaaaaataaagaagcaaATACTGCACCATCTAACGACGTTGAAGCACATAGATCCCTTGCAGAAGATTATGTAAATACCAATGATGATAGAACATTTACAAACGAGTTAGTGCAAACAGTGGTTACTTCAGAAGGCGATACTACTTTGATTGCTGATACACTCAAAGATTATGTAGAAGATTTGAatcaattttttaactttaaaTAA
- the PmUG01_06022100 gene encoding merozoite surface protein 3, putative — protein MCKALHVFFYLFFINLYIFEINGKLRKENKKVKMENIEKVDNIDEVKHNLRNNFSAKNVFLKDEISGTDSESTQKLSEGPTPPDTVLEKGNNSNQGKDNKEESLANPGPKGDEEEKGRSDPNVTGESVNAVSSYYTVESGNITPFGPQQTSSTLVGKEQEGSPQPGGKSLDEGTQVSDSQLGHSVEADSGSQEASTQETGSLEAKAQETNSPEANKLEADSPETSSSNASSSETSATEESSSDASSSETSPSNASSSDASSSETSSSNASLSDASSSETSTSEAGLPEASSSKAEPSEASTQEIGQLEASSPETSTSQTSSSNASSSETSSSNTSSSETSATEESSSETSATEESSSETSPSNASSSETSSSNASLSDASLSDASSSETSTSEAGLPEASSSKAEPSEASTQEVGQLEASSPETSTSQTSPSNASSSETSATEESSSNASTSETSATEESTPKASSSETSSSDASTSDAGPSETSTQEVGQLEAGLTETSTSDAGPSETSTQEVDQLEAGLTEKSTSDAGPSETSTQEVDQLEAGLTETSTSEQSSSEESAEKADSQEVDSKAGISLPTKDEKGTDGEPQKDNEKIMSLELGPSEGEKLAFQTDLEKEQLALHKTQQQERSILSTPGKKDINTVDSSGPKIQTDHQGQQNVTEPSEPQPDEKQPSAGGPLSDHVSTNENTGSDIPSEGYDPNNRSEQKVYLPITDQTEHPTSPTYGRSSDTSEEEIPLADESLERTEETEEDDEGVRKLEDADKEDEVDDQHAKKIQYQKGDNWNTHESINLPRGKIYNTPNEDESVVEKNERKQREQGKNVIEEEYVQKLVEDLLQTGEEEEEEQDEQNSHGKEDKVEGKIEEMLIEKDEIIPPFNDTTFYKYFSPEYEDDSENEKFADELIKTLDTSIDGDTSIVNILEDLEKAMYQFFLHIDTFKNEHFDEFIY, from the coding sequence ATGTGTAAAGCGTTGCACGTCTtcttttacttatttttcataaatttgtacatatttgaAATCAATGGGAAActtagaaaagaaaataaaaaggtaaaGATGGAGAATATAGAAAAAGTAGATAATATAGACGAGGTAAAACAcaatttaagaaataatttttcagcaaaaaatgtttttttaaaagatgaaATAAGTGGTACTGATTCGGAATCAACACAAAAATTATCTGAAGGACCAACTCCTCCAGACACTGTTTTAGAAAAAGGGAATAATTCTAATCAAGGAAAAgataataaagaagaaagtTTAGCAAATCCAGGTCCTAAAGGGGATGAAGAGGAAAAAGGACGAAGTGACCCTAATGTTACTGGTGAATCCGTAAATGCAGTTTCGAGTTATTATACAGTTGAATCGGGAAATATAACTCCATTTGGACCTCAACAAACAAGTAGTACTTTAGTAGGGAAGGAACAAGAAGGCTCACCACAACCAGGAGGAAAGTCATTAGATGAGGGTACTCAAGTTTCAGATTCACAGCTTGGTCATTCAGTTGAAGCGGATTCAGGTTCACAAGAAGCAAGTACACAAGAAACAGGTTCGCTAGAAGCAAAAGCACAAGAAACAAATTCACCAGAAGCAAATAAACTAGAAGCAGATTCACCAGAAACAAGTTCATCAAATGCAAGTTCATCGGAAACAAGTGCAACTGAGGAAAGTTCATCAGATGCAAGTTCATCAGAAACAAGTCCATCAAATGCAAGTTCATCAGATGCAAGTTCATCAGAAACAAGTTCATCAAATGCAAGTTTATCAGATGCAAGTTCATCAGAAACAAGTACATCAGAAGCAGGTTTACCAGAAGCAAGTTCATCAAAAGCAGAACCATCCGAAGCAAGTACACAAGAAATAGGTCAATTAGAAGCAAGTTCACCAGAAACAAGTACATCACAAACAAGTTCATCAAATGCAAGTTCATCAGAAACAAGTTCATCAAATACAAGTTCATCAGAAACAAGTGCAACTGAGGAAAGTTCATCGGAAACAAGTGCAACTGAGGAAAGTTCATCAGAAACAAGTCCATCAAATGCAAGTTCATCAGAAACAAGTTCATCAAATGCAAGTTTATCAGATGCAAGTTTATCAGATGCAAGTTCATCAGAAACAAGTACATCAGAAGCAGGTTTACCAGAAGCAAGTTCATCAAAAGCAGAACCATCCGAAGCAAGTACACAAGAAGTAGGTCAATTAGAAGCAAGTTCACCAGAAACAAGTACATCACAAACAAGTCCATCAAATGCAAGTTCATCGGAAACAAGTGCAACTGAGGAAAGTTCATCAAATGCAAGTACATCAGAAACAAGTGCAACTGAGGAAAGTACACCAAAAGCAAGTTCATCAGAAACAAGCTCATCAGATGCAAGTACATCAGATGCAGGACCATCCGAAACAAGTACACAAGAAGTAGGTCAATTAGAAGCAGGTTTAACAGAAACAAGTACATCAGATGCAGGACCATCCGAAACAAGTACACAAGAAGTAGATCAATTAGAAGCAGGTTTAACAGAAAAAAGTACATCAGATGCAGGACCATCCGAAACAAGTACACAAGAAGTAGATCAATTAGAAGCAGGTTTAACAGAAACAAGTACATCAGAACAAAGTTCATCAGAAGAAAGTGCAGAAAAAGCAGATTCACAAGAAGTAGATTCAAAAGCAGGAATATCATTACCCACAAAAGATGAAAAAGGTACAGATGGAGAACCACAAaaagataatgaaaaaattatgtcaTTAGAACTAGGACCATCAGAAGGAGAGAAACTAGCATTTCAAACAGATTTAGAAAAAGAACAATTAGCACTTCATAAAACTCAACAACAAGAAAGATCTATATTATCAACACcaggaaaaaaagatataaatacgGTGGATTCATCAGGTCCGAAAATACAAACAGATCACCAAGGACAACAAAATGTAACAGAACCAAGTGAACCACAACCAGACGAAAAACAACCATCAGCAGGAGGTCCATTATCAGATCATGTATCTACAAATGAGAACACTGGATCTGATATACCATCAGAAGGATATGATCCAAATAATCGGTCTGAGCAAAAAGTGTATTTGCCAATAACAGATCAAACAGAACATCCTACCTCACCAACATATGGAAGATCATCAGATACATCTGAAGAAGAGATCCCACTTGCAGATGAATCACTTGAGAGAACTGAAGAAACAGAAGAGGATGACGAAGGTGTAAGGAAACTAGAAGACGCAGATAAAGAAGATGAAGTAGATGACCAacatgcaaaaaaaatacaatatcAAAAAGGAGATAATTGGAATACACATGAATCAATAAATTTACCCAGGGGAAAAATCTATAACACCCCAAATGAAGATGAAAGTGTTGTAGAGAAAAATGAACGGAAACAAAGGGAACAAGGAAAGAATGTAATTGAAGAGGAATACGTGCAAAAATTAGTAGAAGATTTACTACAAACGGgagaagaagaagaggagGAACAAGACGAACAAAATTCACATGGAAAAGAAGACAAAGTTGAAGGTAAAATTGAAGAAATGCTAATAGAAAAAGACGAAATTATTCCTCCTTTTAACGATACTactttttacaaatatttctCCCCAGAATATGAAGATGACagtgaaaatgaaaaatttgcTGACGAgctaataaaaacattagaTACTTCAATTGATGGTGATACGTCAATTGTTAATATTCTCGAAGACTTAGAAAAAGCTATGTATCAATTTTTTCTACACATAGATACATTCAAAAACGAACATTTTGATGAATTCATTTATTGA